The proteins below come from a single Juglans regia cultivar Chandler chromosome 12, Walnut 2.0, whole genome shotgun sequence genomic window:
- the LOC108982787 gene encoding signal recognition particle 14 kDa protein-like yields MVLLQLDPFLNELTSMFERSTEKGSVWVTLKRSSLKSKVQRNKMATAGETIEYRCLIRATDGKKTISTSVGAKDHQRFQASYATILKAHMTALKKRERKDKKKAAESDKKEGVAKKPKRV; encoded by the exons ATG gTTCTTTTACAGCTAGACCCATTCCTCAATGAACTCACTAGCATGTTTGAGCGCAGCACTGAGAAGGGCTCTGTTTGGGTTACCCTTAAGCGAT CATCCTTGAAGTCTAAAGTTCAGAGGAATAAAATGGCAACTGCTGGTGAAACGATTGAGTATAGATGCCTTATCCGTGCTACTGATGGGAAAAAGACGATTTCGACTTCA GTTGGAGCAAAGGATCATCAGCGTTTTCAAGCTTCGTATGCAACTATACTCAAGGCCCACATGACAGCTCtaaagaagagggagagaaaggatAAGAAAAAGGCTGCAGAGAGTGATAAGAAAGAAGGGGTTGCGAAGAAGCCCAAGAGGGTGTAA
- the LOC108982784 gene encoding something about silencing protein 10 isoform X1 has product MGKRGKGQKKDYKTPKRTARDDDVLLSDMDDEIDAFHKQRDVVPLDVNIGVGESDEEEELPVFDLKGVDGDEDDDDDDGDISDDTQETGFAAKIARQQKFLREKFGGVEDDMHEDEDEDEQEAIWGGKMNQYYSADNRDFERQSSDDEDLAIEEEEALKLQRQKAKSLSMEDFGLEDVNEDESDRELTLEEISTKGKNRKEAPVRKETIDDMGMAYEVKKDLNALSREEQMDVLYSSAPELVGLLSELNDALEQLESKVNPLLTKVKKGETLMEGGIRYLEVKQLLLLSYCQAITFYLLLKSEGQPIRDHPVLARLVEIKSLLDKIKQLDGNLPSELEKFLSNNQGVDVVVKLGEENTTYQDPHPSVETQEATMQLHDTNKSENVVYLKDKDNKAGKRKRQSEQVGGQSMEMLKVRAALEERLKQKGFLSSIVPKPNKAQKHLKPVNGQLVTYNDFDDDAIDVGSTRFVNDPASSLSSSKLSHIVAAKQNKPKVVSGDDDLPMRDDIGERRRKHELRVLAGAGIKSQDGFGNEVGNIDADEDADMEDGDADLEDGDAEMEDGDAGDSEDEYYKQVKQLRAAKLAAKAEKYSRTSAVPSLPETIDGKRQITYQMEKNRGLTRNRKKQIKNPRKKYKEQHKKKVNRRKGQVQEIRKPSGPYGGEATGINIGTSRSVRFKY; this is encoded by the exons ATGGGTAAGAGAGGGAAGGGACAGAAGAAAGACTACAAAACCCCTAAGAGAACTGCCCGCGACGATGACGTTCTATTGTCTGACATGGACGACGAAATCGACGCCT TTCACAAGCAGAGGGATGTTGTTCCGCTTGATGTGAATATTGGTGTTGGGGAgtcagatgaagaagaagagctgCCTGTCTTTGATCTCAAG GGTGTCGATGGTGATGAGGATGACGACGATGATGACGGCGATATCAGTGACGATACCCAAGAAACTGGCTTTGCTGCAAAAA TTGCTAGGCAACAGAAATTTTTACGGGAAAAGTTTGGTGGTGTTGAGGATGACATGCATGaagatgaggatgaggatgaacAAGAAGCCATATGGGGTGGAAAAATGAATCAATATTATTCTGCTGATAATCGTGATTTTGAG AGACAATCAAGTGATGATGAGGACCTTGCAATAGAGGAGGAAGAGGCTTTGAAATTGCAGAGGCAGAAAGCAAAATCTTTATCAATGGAAGACTTTGGCCTTGAAGATGTTAATGAAGATGAGAGTGATAGGGAATTAACTCTAGAG GAAATATCGACCaaaggaaaaaacagaaaagaagcTCCAGTGAGAAAAGAAACCATAGATGACATGGGCATGGCTTATGAGGTTAAGAAAGATTTAAATGCTCTATCAAGGGAGGAACAAATGGATGTTTTATATAG TTCTGCGCCAGAATTAGTTGGTTTGCTATCAGAGCTCAATGATGCACTTGAACAGCTTGAAAGTAAAGTGAATCCACTTCTGACTAAG GTTAAAAAGGGGGAAACCCTGATGGAAGGGGGAATCCGCTATTTGGAGGTGAAGCAGCTTCTTTTGCTCTCCTATTGCCAAGCTATAACGTTCTATCTTCTTCTCAAGTCTGAAGGGCAGCCCATTCGTGATCATCCTGTGCTAGCTCGCCTTGTAGAGATCAAGAGCTTATTGGATAAG ATAAAACAACTTGATGGGAATCTTCCATCTGAACTTGAGAAATTCCTCAGTAATAATCAAGGGGTTGATGTGGTAGTAAAGTTGGGTGAGGAGAATACTACTTATCAGGATCCCCATCCTTCTGTTGAAACCCAAGAAGCAACAATG CAGCTGCATGACACAAACAAGTCTGAAAATGTGGTCTATTTGAAGGATAAGGATAACAAAGCAGGAAAGCGCAAGCGTCAG AGTGAACAAGTTGGTGGTCAGAGCATGGAAATGTTAAAAGTAAGAGCTGCCCTCGAAGAAAGATTGAAGCAGAAGGGTTTTCTTAGCTCCATAGTTCCTAAACCTAATAAAGCCCAGAAACATTTGAAACCGGTTAATGG ACAGCTCGTGACGtataatgattttgatgatgatgCTATAGATGTGGGGTCCACACGATTCGTTAATGATCCTGCAAGCTCATTGAGCTCAAGCAAACTTTCCCACATTGTTGCTGCTAAACAGAATAAGCCCAAG GTGGTTTCTGGTGATGATGATTTACCTATGAGGGATGATATTGGAGAAAGGCGTAGGAAGCATGAGCTTCGAGTGTTGGCTGGAGCTGGAATCAAATCTCAGGATGGGTTTGGAAATGAAGTTGGCAACATTGATGCTGATGAGGATGCTGACATGGAGGATGGGGATGCTGACTTGGAGGATGGAGATGCTGAAATGGAGGATGGTGATGCAGGAGATTCAGAAGATGAGTATTATAAACAAGTCAAGCAACTAAGAGCTGCAAAACTTGCTGCTAAAGCTGAGAAGTATTCAAG GACCTCAGCAGTCCCATCTCTTCCTGAAACCATAGATGGAAAACGTCAGATCACTTATCAG ATGGAGAAGAACCGGGGGTTGACTCGTAATCGTAAGAAGCAGATCAAAAATCCAAGGAAGAAGTACAAG GAACAACACAAGAAAAAAGTAAATCGTCGGAAGGGGCAGGTGCAAGAGATTAGGAAACCTAGCGGTCCATATGGTGGGGAAGCCACTGGAATTAATATAGGAACCAGTCGGAGCGTCAGATTCAAGTACTAG
- the LOC108982784 gene encoding something about silencing protein 10 isoform X2 yields MGKRGKGQKKDYKTPKRTARDDDVLLSDMDDEIDAFHKQRDVVPLDVNIGVGESDEEEELPVFDLKGVDGDEDDDDDDGDISDDTQETGFAAKIARQQKFLREKFGGVEDDMHEDEDEDEQEAIWGGKMNQYYSADNRDFERQSSDDEDLAIEEEEALKLQRQKAKSLSMEDFGLEDVNEDESDRELTLEEISTKGKNRKEAPVRKETIDDMGMAYEVKKDLNALSREEQMDVLYSSAPELVGLLSELNDALEQLESKVNPLLTKVKKGETLMEGGIRYLEVKQLLLLSYCQAITFYLLLKSEGQPIRDHPVLARLVEIKSLLDKIKQLDGNLPSELEKFLSNNQGVDVVVKLGEENTTYQDPHPSVETQEATMLHDTNKSENVVYLKDKDNKAGKRKRQSEQVGGQSMEMLKVRAALEERLKQKGFLSSIVPKPNKAQKHLKPVNGQLVTYNDFDDDAIDVGSTRFVNDPASSLSSSKLSHIVAAKQNKPKVVSGDDDLPMRDDIGERRRKHELRVLAGAGIKSQDGFGNEVGNIDADEDADMEDGDADLEDGDAEMEDGDAGDSEDEYYKQVKQLRAAKLAAKAEKYSRTSAVPSLPETIDGKRQITYQMEKNRGLTRNRKKQIKNPRKKYKEQHKKKVNRRKGQVQEIRKPSGPYGGEATGINIGTSRSVRFKY; encoded by the exons ATGGGTAAGAGAGGGAAGGGACAGAAGAAAGACTACAAAACCCCTAAGAGAACTGCCCGCGACGATGACGTTCTATTGTCTGACATGGACGACGAAATCGACGCCT TTCACAAGCAGAGGGATGTTGTTCCGCTTGATGTGAATATTGGTGTTGGGGAgtcagatgaagaagaagagctgCCTGTCTTTGATCTCAAG GGTGTCGATGGTGATGAGGATGACGACGATGATGACGGCGATATCAGTGACGATACCCAAGAAACTGGCTTTGCTGCAAAAA TTGCTAGGCAACAGAAATTTTTACGGGAAAAGTTTGGTGGTGTTGAGGATGACATGCATGaagatgaggatgaggatgaacAAGAAGCCATATGGGGTGGAAAAATGAATCAATATTATTCTGCTGATAATCGTGATTTTGAG AGACAATCAAGTGATGATGAGGACCTTGCAATAGAGGAGGAAGAGGCTTTGAAATTGCAGAGGCAGAAAGCAAAATCTTTATCAATGGAAGACTTTGGCCTTGAAGATGTTAATGAAGATGAGAGTGATAGGGAATTAACTCTAGAG GAAATATCGACCaaaggaaaaaacagaaaagaagcTCCAGTGAGAAAAGAAACCATAGATGACATGGGCATGGCTTATGAGGTTAAGAAAGATTTAAATGCTCTATCAAGGGAGGAACAAATGGATGTTTTATATAG TTCTGCGCCAGAATTAGTTGGTTTGCTATCAGAGCTCAATGATGCACTTGAACAGCTTGAAAGTAAAGTGAATCCACTTCTGACTAAG GTTAAAAAGGGGGAAACCCTGATGGAAGGGGGAATCCGCTATTTGGAGGTGAAGCAGCTTCTTTTGCTCTCCTATTGCCAAGCTATAACGTTCTATCTTCTTCTCAAGTCTGAAGGGCAGCCCATTCGTGATCATCCTGTGCTAGCTCGCCTTGTAGAGATCAAGAGCTTATTGGATAAG ATAAAACAACTTGATGGGAATCTTCCATCTGAACTTGAGAAATTCCTCAGTAATAATCAAGGGGTTGATGTGGTAGTAAAGTTGGGTGAGGAGAATACTACTTATCAGGATCCCCATCCTTCTGTTGAAACCCAAGAAGCAACAATG CTGCATGACACAAACAAGTCTGAAAATGTGGTCTATTTGAAGGATAAGGATAACAAAGCAGGAAAGCGCAAGCGTCAG AGTGAACAAGTTGGTGGTCAGAGCATGGAAATGTTAAAAGTAAGAGCTGCCCTCGAAGAAAGATTGAAGCAGAAGGGTTTTCTTAGCTCCATAGTTCCTAAACCTAATAAAGCCCAGAAACATTTGAAACCGGTTAATGG ACAGCTCGTGACGtataatgattttgatgatgatgCTATAGATGTGGGGTCCACACGATTCGTTAATGATCCTGCAAGCTCATTGAGCTCAAGCAAACTTTCCCACATTGTTGCTGCTAAACAGAATAAGCCCAAG GTGGTTTCTGGTGATGATGATTTACCTATGAGGGATGATATTGGAGAAAGGCGTAGGAAGCATGAGCTTCGAGTGTTGGCTGGAGCTGGAATCAAATCTCAGGATGGGTTTGGAAATGAAGTTGGCAACATTGATGCTGATGAGGATGCTGACATGGAGGATGGGGATGCTGACTTGGAGGATGGAGATGCTGAAATGGAGGATGGTGATGCAGGAGATTCAGAAGATGAGTATTATAAACAAGTCAAGCAACTAAGAGCTGCAAAACTTGCTGCTAAAGCTGAGAAGTATTCAAG GACCTCAGCAGTCCCATCTCTTCCTGAAACCATAGATGGAAAACGTCAGATCACTTATCAG ATGGAGAAGAACCGGGGGTTGACTCGTAATCGTAAGAAGCAGATCAAAAATCCAAGGAAGAAGTACAAG GAACAACACAAGAAAAAAGTAAATCGTCGGAAGGGGCAGGTGCAAGAGATTAGGAAACCTAGCGGTCCATATGGTGGGGAAGCCACTGGAATTAATATAGGAACCAGTCGGAGCGTCAGATTCAAGTACTAG